One region of Pagrus major chromosome 5, Pma_NU_1.0 genomic DNA includes:
- the LOC140995475 gene encoding nuclear factor 7, brain-like: MAEKNSALESFLSCHVCSETFRDPVSLSCNHSFCSSCLQKFWEQAENKNCPICKRRSSKDNPGVNFPLKGLADSFAGRQKSGSSEAEKAEKKVEVVCSKHQEEPKLFCEDEDRAVCHVCDFPHYAGHKVVPVEQTVSELKKQLKSDLKSLQDKRNKYKHVEKTYNEVIQHSNKQLLSTERQIRAEFNKLHQFLKEEEESRLAALREEEEQKGKTISREMKMMEEQISSLSDSICAVEEELQKHNVPFLSSYKATQTRARVQCSLSDPQLVSGVLIDVAKHLGNLSFRVWEKMKDKVHFSPVILDPNTAHRCLYLSDDLTSMRRGDTDQQLPDNPERNTYSVTVHGSEGFSSGKHSWEVEVGDLPRWNVGLVKESADRKGERFTTPKYGIWCLKHGDGKYTNGLGETVRVKKSLQRIRVQLDYDRGEVSFYDPEDMTHIYTHRDTFTEKLFPYFHVGKAGDAKTADIKICQTDISL; encoded by the coding sequence ATGGCTGAGAAAAATTCTGCTCTTGAAAGTTTCCTGAGCTGCCATGTGTGTTCAGAGACTTTCAGAGATCCTGTGTCTCTGAGCTGCAACCACAGCTTCTGTTCAAGCTGCCTGCAAAAATTCTGGgaacaagctgaaaacaaaaactgtccCATTTGTAAAAGAAGATCCTCAAAGGACAATCCAGGAGTGAACTTTCCATTGAAGGGACTGGCTGACTCCTTTGCTGGGAGACAGAAATCTGGATCATCTGAGGCAgaaaaagcagagaagaaggtggaggtggtgtgTAGTAAACATCAAGAAGAGCCTAAATTGTTCTGTGAGGATGAAGATAGagctgtgtgtcatgtgtgtgACTTTCCTCATTATGCCGGTCACAAGGTGGTTCCTGTAGAACAAACAGTCAGTGAGCTGAAGAAGCAGCTGAAATCTGACTTAAAGTCTCTACAGGACAAGaggaacaaatacaaacatgtggAGAAAACATACAATGAAGTGATTCAACACTCCAACAAGCAGCTGTTGTCCACAGAGAGGCAGATCAGAGCAGAGTTCAACAAGCTCCACCAGTTcctgaaagaggaagaggagtccAGACTGGCAgctctgagggaggaagaggagcagaaggggAAGACTAtcagcagagagatgaagatgatggaggagcagatctcctctctgtcagaCAGTATCTGTGCTGTTGAAgaagagctgcagaaacacaacgTGCCATTCCTCAGCAGTTATAAAGCCACTCAGACCAGAGCCAGAGTCCAGTGCTCACTGTCAGATCCACAGCTGGTCTCAGGAGTGCTGATAGATgtggccaaacacctgggcaacctgtCCTTCAGAGTCTGGGAGAAGATGAAGGACAAGGTCCACTTCAGTCCTGTCAttctggacccaaacactgcACACCGCTGTCTATATCTGTCTGATGATCTGACCAGTATGAGACGTGGAGACACAGACCAGCAGCTTCCTGACAATCCAGAGAGAAACACTTACTCTGTCACTGTTCACGGCTCTGAGGGCTTCAGCTCAGGGAAACACAgctgggaggtggaggtgggagaTCTTCCTCGCTGGAATGTAGGTTTGGTTAAAGAGTCAGCTgacaggaagggagagagatTTACTACACCAAAATATGGAATCTGGTGTTTGAAGCATGGTGATGGAAAATACACTAATGGTCTTGGTGAGActgtcagagtgaagaagagtctccagaggatcagagtcCAGCTGGACTATGACAGGGGGGAGGTGTCCTTCTACGACCCTGAAGACATGACTCACATCTACACTCACAGAGACACTTTCACTGAGAAACTCTTCCCATATTTTCATGTTGGAAAGGCTGGTGATGCTAAAACTGCTGATATCAAAATCTGTCAGACTGatatttctctgtga
- the grsf1 gene encoding G-rich sequence factor 1, which produces MSGNSKSLLFLLRRCVAVRQLTLPTGIRTRGGVLSARCGFIQQRTWTSSTRTVCLQRLCQLQSALKTSQYSFCTKTGGPYEDDYPPLLAYQSDSEEEKKEVYIVQVKGFPWSCSAEDLLHFFSECSIRDGVKGIHFTVNKSGRPSGQAFIEMENEIDVSKALEKHRQYLGPRYVEVYEVTNSDAEDILKKSIQTPSLGGVVRLRGLPFSSTKADIVQFFSGLDIVEKGVTIIPDHLGRNSGDAYVQFSSQEAADDALLRNKENIGNRYIEVFPSSVDQIHSRIMTRNSSQSANRRTDSQAGPKTRSPQSSAQPLHYVHVRGLPYQVSGQDIVKLFSPIIVSKIVIECAPDGRLSGEADVYFSCHQDAATAMSRDRQHIGGRYVELFLNSVPDYD; this is translated from the exons ATGTCCGGCAACAGTAAAtctctgttgtttctgctgCGGCGGTGTGTCGCAGTCAGGCAGCTAACATTACCGACAGGGATCAGAACAAGAGGCGGCGTGTTGTCAGCCAGGTGTGGGTTCATTCAGCAGCGAACATGGACATCATCAACACGGACAGTGTGTCTACAGAGACTCTGTCAGCTTCAGTCCGCGCTGAAAACCAGCCAGTACAGCTTCTGTACCAAG ACAGGAGGCCCTTATGAAGATGATTACCCACCGCTGCTGGCCTATCAGTCTGATtcagaagaggagaagaaggaggtgTACATCGTGCAGGTGAAAGGTTTTCCGTGGTCATGCTCGGCCGAGGACCTCCTGCACTTCTTCTCAG AGTGTAGCATCCGTGACGGGGTGAAGGGGATCCATTTCACTGTGAACAAATCGGGGAGGCCGTCAGGACAAGCCTTCATCGAGATGGAGAACGAGATAGACGTCAGCAAAGCTCTGGAGAAGCACCGACAGTACCTCGGTCCACGCTACGTTGAAG TGTATGAAGTAACAAACAGTGATGCCGAAGACATTTTGAAGAAATCCATCCAGACTCCATCTCTTGGCGGGGTGGTGCGACTCAGAGGTCTCCCTTTCTCCTCGACCAAGGCCGACATCGTCCAGTTTTTTTCGG GTTTGGATATAGTGGAGAAAGGGGTCACCATCATCCCAGACCACTTAGGAAGAAACTCTGGAGACGCATATGTGCAATTTTCTTCTCAAGAAGCAGCAGATGATGCTCTgctgagaaacaaagagaacaTTGGAAACAG ATACATAGAGGTATTTCCCAGCAGCGTTGACCAGATCCATTCGAGGATTATGACGAGGAACAGCTCTCAGTCAGCAAACAGGAGGACTGACTCACAGGCTGGCCCCAAAACTA GGTCCCCTCAGAGCTCAGCCCAGCCTCTTCACTACGTCCATGTGAGAGGACTTCCTTACCAGGTGTCCGGACAAGACATTGTTAAg TTATTCTCTCCTATAATTGTGTCTAAGATCGTGATTGAATGCGCTCCTGACGGCAGGCTCAGCGGAGAGGCCGATGTTTACTTCAGCTGCCACCAGGACGCCGCGACTGCCATGTCCAGAGATAGACAGCACATAG GAGGGAGATACGTCGAGTTATTTCTGAACTCTGTACCAGATTATGATTGA
- the rufy3 gene encoding protein RUFY3 isoform X1: MAERDMPLGDVPLQSSSELSESSERQQSSDENGHVDSPDETLSPTSVIYFKEALNSSNLRFGKAGSLSPTPLRQYDFKIERIDSKRRNPKDPIAIERLNLMNMAKLSIKGLIESALNLGRTLDSDYAPLQQFFVVMEHCLKHGLKTKKTFLGQNKSFWGALELVEKLTPEAGEITASVKDLPGLKTPLGRGRAWLRLALMQKKLSDYMKTIINRKDLLSEFYEPNALMMEEEGAVIAGLLVGLNVIDANLCMKGEDLDSQVGVIDFSMYLKDGGHSSKSAEGDGQITAILDQKNYVEELNRHLSASVNNLQAKVDALEKSNTKLTEELAVANNRIITLQEDVERVKEESSYQLESRKALRSDSAPNGQALGETRKQLKEETLLRLDVEKELEVQIGMKQEMELSMKMLEKDICEKQDALVELRQQLDDMRAINQQLSHKSQCADASSKQKSEAITRLEEKINQMTGTVKQMETRWKQAERERDLALEANRLFKQDFGDKIESLQVEVEQLRKQRSNLELELRKEREGRGEHHFDAASRHPSTPRRERRHQENTPKCPPESPSAKRENHQLDTGAEDKTSLSSSLSLSHHEDEQDESFVEISQPSVCTMCEEDDSLLKTKKQCKNCSGVFCESCVSNELPLPSSILPETVCTACFSLLLQQYASTTPT; this comes from the exons ATGGCGGAGCGGGATATGCCTCTGGGAGATGTGCCTCTGCAATCATCTTCGGAGCTCTCAGAAAGTTCTGAGAGGCAACAGTCCTCAGATGAAAACGGGCACGTTGATAGTCCCGACGAGACTCTCTCTCCGACCTCAGTGATATACTTCAAGGAGGCTTTAAACTCCTCAAACTTGAGATTTGGGAAGGCTGGGTCGCTGTCACCGACTCCACTCCGACAGTATGACTTCAAGATTGAAAGAATCGATTCAAAGCGCAGAA aTCCCAAGGATCCCATCGCAATCGAAAGGCTTAACCTGATGAACATGGCCAAACTGAGCATCAAGGGCCTGATCGAGTCTGCCCTCAACCTGGGACGCACACTTGACTCTGACTATGCACCTCTCCAGCAGTTCTTTGTCGTGATGGAGCACTGTCTGAAGCATGGGTTGAAAA CCAAGAAGACCTTCCTGGGGCAGAACAAGTCATTCTGGGGGGCGTTGGAGCTCGTCGAAAAGCTGACGCCAGAGGCAGGAGAGATCACTGCCAGTGTAAAAGATCTGCCCGGCCTCAA AACTCCTCTAGGAAGAGGGCGTGCCTGGTTAAGACTGGCCTTGATGCAGAAGAAACTCTCTGACTACATGAAGACTATCATCAACAGAAAGGACCTGCtcag TGAATTCTATGAGCCAAATGCGTTGAtgatggaggaagagggagcTGTCATCGCTGGGCTGCTCGTTGGACTAAATGTCATCGATGCCAATCTGTGTATGAAGGGAGAGGACTTGGACTCTCAG GTCGGGGTGATTGATTTTTCAATGTATCTCAAAGATGGAGGACACAGTAGTAAGAGTGCAGAGGG CGACGGTCAGATCACAGCAATTCTCGATCAGAAGAATTACGTGGAGGAGCTAAACAGACATTTAAG CGCATCAGTAAATAACCTCCAGGCCAAGGTGGACGCTCTGGAAAAGTCCAACACAAAGCTAACAGAAGAG CTCGCAGTGGCAAATAACAGGATCATCACTTTACAAGAAGACGTGGAGAGAGTAAAGGAGGAGAGCTCATATCAGCTGGAGTCCAGGAAG gCATTAAGAAGTGACTCAGCACCAAACGGACAAGCACTGGGTGAAACACGCAAGCAGCTCAAAGAAGAAACTTTGCTCCGATTG GATGTGGAGAAGGAGCTGGAGGTGCAGATCGGGATGAAGCAGGAGATGGAGCTGTCCATGAAGATGCTGGAGAAAGACATCTGTGAGAAGCAGGATGCTCTGGTGGAgctcagacagcagctggatGACATGCGTGCCATCAACCAACAACTCAGCCACAAGTCACAG TGCGCAGATGCAAGCTCTAAACAGAAGAGTGAAGCCATCACTCGCCTGGAGGAGAAAATCAACCAGATGACAGGGACCGTAAAACAGATGGAGACCAG ATggaaacaggcagagagagagagggatctCGCGTTGGAAGCCAACCGGCTCTTCAAGCAGGACTTTGGAGACAAAATCGAGagtctgcaggtggaggtggagcagctgaggaAGCAAAG gtctaatctggagctggagctgagaaAAGAGCGAGAGGGAAGGGGTGAGCATCATTTCGATGCTGCCTCCAGACATCCCAGCACTCCCCGGAGGGAGAGGAGACATCAAGAGAACACACCAAAA TGTCCCCCAGAATCCCCATCAGCCAAAAGAGAGAATCACCAGTTAGACACAGGCGCAGAGGACAAAACAAGTCTGAGCTCCAGCTT GTCCTTGTCACACCATGAGGATGAACAG GACGAGTCATTCGTGGAGATCAGTCAGCCCTCCGTCTGTACGATGTGTGAAGAGGATGACTCCCTCCTGAAGACAAAG aAACAGTGTAAGAACTGCAGTGGGGTTTTCTGTGAGAGCTGTGTGTCCAACGAGCTGCCGTTACCTTCCTCCATTCTCCCAGAGACTGTGTGTACCGCCTGCTTCTCTCTGTTACTCCAGCAGTACGCttcaacaacaccaacatga
- the rufy3 gene encoding protein RUFY3 isoform X2, whose amino-acid sequence MAERDMPLGDVPLQSSSELSESSERQQSSDENGHVDSPDETLSPTSVIYFKEALNSSNLRFGKAGSLSPTPLRQYDFKIERIDSKRRNPKDPIAIERLNLMNMAKLSIKGLIESALNLGRTLDSDYAPLQQFFVVMEHCLKHGLKTKKTFLGQNKSFWGALELVEKLTPEAGEITASVKDLPGLKTPLGRGRAWLRLALMQKKLSDYMKTIINRKDLLSEFYEPNALMMEEEGAVIAGLLVGLNVIDANLCMKGEDLDSQVGVIDFSMYLKDGGHSSKSAEGDGQITAILDQKNYVEELNRHLSASVNNLQAKVDALEKSNTKLTEELAVANNRIITLQEDVERVKEESSYQLESRKALRSDSAPNGQALGETRKQLKEETLLRLDVEKELEVQIGMKQEMELSMKMLEKDICEKQDALVELRQQLDDMRAINQQLSHKSQCADASSKQKSEAITRLEEKINQMTGTVKQMETRWKQAERERDLALEANRLFKQDFGDKIESLQVEVEQLRKQRSNLELELRKEREGRGEHHFDAASRHPSTPRRERRHQENTPKCPPESPSAKRENHQLDTGAEDKTSLSSSLSLSHHEDEQDESFVEISQPSVCTMCEEDDSLLKTKCKNCSGVFCESCVSNELPLPSSILPETVCTACFSLLLQQYASTTPT is encoded by the exons ATGGCGGAGCGGGATATGCCTCTGGGAGATGTGCCTCTGCAATCATCTTCGGAGCTCTCAGAAAGTTCTGAGAGGCAACAGTCCTCAGATGAAAACGGGCACGTTGATAGTCCCGACGAGACTCTCTCTCCGACCTCAGTGATATACTTCAAGGAGGCTTTAAACTCCTCAAACTTGAGATTTGGGAAGGCTGGGTCGCTGTCACCGACTCCACTCCGACAGTATGACTTCAAGATTGAAAGAATCGATTCAAAGCGCAGAA aTCCCAAGGATCCCATCGCAATCGAAAGGCTTAACCTGATGAACATGGCCAAACTGAGCATCAAGGGCCTGATCGAGTCTGCCCTCAACCTGGGACGCACACTTGACTCTGACTATGCACCTCTCCAGCAGTTCTTTGTCGTGATGGAGCACTGTCTGAAGCATGGGTTGAAAA CCAAGAAGACCTTCCTGGGGCAGAACAAGTCATTCTGGGGGGCGTTGGAGCTCGTCGAAAAGCTGACGCCAGAGGCAGGAGAGATCACTGCCAGTGTAAAAGATCTGCCCGGCCTCAA AACTCCTCTAGGAAGAGGGCGTGCCTGGTTAAGACTGGCCTTGATGCAGAAGAAACTCTCTGACTACATGAAGACTATCATCAACAGAAAGGACCTGCtcag TGAATTCTATGAGCCAAATGCGTTGAtgatggaggaagagggagcTGTCATCGCTGGGCTGCTCGTTGGACTAAATGTCATCGATGCCAATCTGTGTATGAAGGGAGAGGACTTGGACTCTCAG GTCGGGGTGATTGATTTTTCAATGTATCTCAAAGATGGAGGACACAGTAGTAAGAGTGCAGAGGG CGACGGTCAGATCACAGCAATTCTCGATCAGAAGAATTACGTGGAGGAGCTAAACAGACATTTAAG CGCATCAGTAAATAACCTCCAGGCCAAGGTGGACGCTCTGGAAAAGTCCAACACAAAGCTAACAGAAGAG CTCGCAGTGGCAAATAACAGGATCATCACTTTACAAGAAGACGTGGAGAGAGTAAAGGAGGAGAGCTCATATCAGCTGGAGTCCAGGAAG gCATTAAGAAGTGACTCAGCACCAAACGGACAAGCACTGGGTGAAACACGCAAGCAGCTCAAAGAAGAAACTTTGCTCCGATTG GATGTGGAGAAGGAGCTGGAGGTGCAGATCGGGATGAAGCAGGAGATGGAGCTGTCCATGAAGATGCTGGAGAAAGACATCTGTGAGAAGCAGGATGCTCTGGTGGAgctcagacagcagctggatGACATGCGTGCCATCAACCAACAACTCAGCCACAAGTCACAG TGCGCAGATGCAAGCTCTAAACAGAAGAGTGAAGCCATCACTCGCCTGGAGGAGAAAATCAACCAGATGACAGGGACCGTAAAACAGATGGAGACCAG ATggaaacaggcagagagagagagggatctCGCGTTGGAAGCCAACCGGCTCTTCAAGCAGGACTTTGGAGACAAAATCGAGagtctgcaggtggaggtggagcagctgaggaAGCAAAG gtctaatctggagctggagctgagaaAAGAGCGAGAGGGAAGGGGTGAGCATCATTTCGATGCTGCCTCCAGACATCCCAGCACTCCCCGGAGGGAGAGGAGACATCAAGAGAACACACCAAAA TGTCCCCCAGAATCCCCATCAGCCAAAAGAGAGAATCACCAGTTAGACACAGGCGCAGAGGACAAAACAAGTCTGAGCTCCAGCTT GTCCTTGTCACACCATGAGGATGAACAG GACGAGTCATTCGTGGAGATCAGTCAGCCCTCCGTCTGTACGATGTGTGAAGAGGATGACTCCCTCCTGAAGACAAAG TGTAAGAACTGCAGTGGGGTTTTCTGTGAGAGCTGTGTGTCCAACGAGCTGCCGTTACCTTCCTCCATTCTCCCAGAGACTGTGTGTACCGCCTGCTTCTCTCTGTTACTCCAGCAGTACGCttcaacaacaccaacatga